The region TGAATCCTTGGGGCAAGccttgtttaaatctttataatctacgcacattctaaatttatttccCCTTTTAGGCACTACTACAACGTTAGCTAACCAGTCTGGGTATTTAACCTCTCGAATGGATCCTATGTTAAGGAGCTTGGTTACCTTGTCTTTGACGAATGCATGCTTTACCTCGGGCTGCGGCCTCCGCTTTTATTTGACGGGAGAAAAACTTGGATCCAGACTCAACTTGTGCGTTGTCACTTCCAGTGGgatacctgtcatgtctaaatgggaccgGGCAAAGCAATCGgaattatttttaagaaattcaataaaatttttCCTGCGGGGATTAGCTCGTGCCTGTGTATACCTTCCTATCGGTAGATGAGCGAACGAAGATGACTTGCTCGAGTTCTTCGACCGGGTGGATTTAGTGGCATCTGAATCATCGGGCGCCACAAAAGCCCTCGGAACTCCGAACTCTAACTCTTCGTCTGGTGTGTTCCTATTCTGATCTTTCGAGGACTCCGGGATCGGAATCTATGATTTCTATTTGGCACTTTCCCTTTCGCTCCAATCTGGTATCTTTGTAGTCTTAACAGATTCTTCCACCGCGAACATTTCCTTTGTGGCCTGTTGTTCACCATGAATGATTTTGATCTCCTCTGGGGTCAGAAATTTCAACGCCCGATGCATAGTTGAGGGGACCgcttttaagaaataaattaagTACTTTTAAATACTAACATAAATTGTCTTTCAGAAGCTGAAAATAGTAACTTTTCCCCAGAAGTATTTTTCAGGCATTGACCAAGCACAAAATACTATTCTCcaacaaatatatttttttcaaaaaacactTCTAACagaaaacacttttcaaatattgaaaatttgATGGAACAAGGTACGAGTTTAATTCCTTCATCCCAATATACTACAGTAATTATCCTACTTCAACTTTGATTTGCTATGCACTCGTTTGGCCTTTAATCAAGAAATGAAGCAGTTAAGATTGTGAGAATATCTATTGTTTTTCAATAATCGGAAGGTTAAGTTGAATTTTCTCTTACTCTAAAATACTTTTGGCATTTGCTTGGCCACATAAGAAAAAATAACCGATGAATAACTAATGCAACTTTTTGGTTGGctgcataaaaagaaatatcTCTGTACAACTAATGTAGTGTTTGCTTGTCCGTATTAAATAATATCCACATTATGTAATagaaaatttatgtattatctTATTTGgaatacgaatatatatatatatatatatatatatatatatatatatatatatatatatatataagagaacAATGACATTAAGTAAGTAATCCCCACGTAACAATCCTTCATCATTAATTTTCGTATAACATATGAACCAAACTGGTAATGGTTCACATGCTTTATTGATATTAGAAACTTGTATACAccaaaattcataaataatttcaacttttttgcTACGTAAAATCTCCTACGCATCTAGAAACGAGTCAATGAGTTCTCGTTGTAAGCTAGATAGATGAACTCATTAttcttgttattgttgttgttattgttaccGGAGAACGATAACGAAATTTCCGTTGCCTTTCATCCATTTGGACCTGAAGGGCTGTGATGTTTCGGACTGTGAATACCATCGTGAAGAGTCGGTTTCactgtcaaaaaaaaaaaaaaaaaaagagaattagAATAGTTCGTATTGGCCAAACTTTAAAATACTGCTTACTTTAAGTAGGAGTTTGCCCATAAAAACtaaactatttttcactttatttggaatttttgaagttggagttgtgtttggttatagttttttgcaaagaatatttgattgtttgaatatactgaaagtgaaaagagaattttagttgtttttcaaatttcaaataaagtaaagGTTAGTAACATGGCCTACAACATATGAGATTAATAAGTAAAATACGAAAATTTGATAGGACCATTATCTTCCGTTCACATTACAGGTGGTTATAGAAAATCATTTCCTCAATTATAAGGTGTGATAAATATTACACATGTAAATTCAAAGATCTAAATATTAGGGGTGAAAATCGTTTTCTCAACTTTACATTCAAAACTCAAATATCTCCTTCAACTTGAACGATAACACCTCAACTCTCTTTATCAAAACCGTTATCTTAGTATTCACTcccataaaattttgaaatatcaTATACGTAATCTTGTTCGCGTAATTGAATCAAAAATATAATCTTATATctacttacaaaaaaaaaaaaaaaggaaagaaagtaaaaaCAAACACATTAATATAGGAAAATTTAAAGGGGAATAACTTACTAGTTGTAGCCATTCTAGTGGGTGCTACAGGGAAGAGCAATGCAGCCAAAAgtataaagaaaatgaagaaggtgAGTGTAGCTCTGTACAACATTTTTTCCCTCAAGCACTAAAAATAGTTACTTAGCTTTATCATATGAGATTGACGAGTGTCATTTTAtagggaaaataaaaaaagatgggCTAAATTGCAGTGGCCTCTACTTTGGTACAAAAAGTCAAAGTCTGGCACTAAATTccaccattatttttttttcaaaattaaacaGTAAAAAGTCATCATGGATATCAATTCGCTAAATTGCAGTGGCCTCTACTTTGGTTCAAAAAGTCAAAGTCTGGCACTAAATTccaccattatttttttttttcaaaattaaacaGTAAAAGGTCATCATGATATCAATTCTAAGTTTTTCAAACTTTTCGAAAGTGACAGTAAAAGGTCTTTGATCTTCATAGTTGTTCTTAATACCCCTACTTACAAAACAAAAACGCAATAAGGAGAAAGGGATAATAATGTGATTGCTTCCTCAATTATCtgtaaattttgattttaatgtgTCATGAATTGTAAGTCAATTAAAGCTAAATATCTTAATAGATTGTAAGATAAGACATTTCAATTCTCCAAATGCCAATGACCATTTAAACACGTTGTAAAAAGAACTTAATGTATCGAACTCATACGTTGTACCTGATCCCCACCCCTTAcctctttctcttttatttgtttCACACGAAGAACTAGAGatatacaaatacaaggtggGGATCGACCCCTTATCATCGCGCGAAAATTCGGATACTAACAAACTAAACTACCAAAATTTCCCCGCATGCAATGCTTAAAAGATGGAAAAAGCTGACCGTAAGCCATAATTTCTCGTCACCTAATTAAAATTTTAGGGCAAGAAAGTCTTACCTTAAATTAGTTTATGAATGATACAACACAATTTAGTCTTCTATGTTAAAAATAACAATTCCCAATTCACTTTCATACAAATCTTGATCTTGATTCCCCATTTTACAGCCtattgaaaaaaatttcacttgaAGTGGAGCTTCCATACTTCTCTTAAATTAGAGGAACCATCTGTAACCTCAGCAACCAGTGAAGCTGCTAATATACCTGATGAAGGAAAAATTCATTTGAGGTTAATTTCTTGTTGAAATTCTAAAACAAGCAGCTCAACAGCCACGGAAATAATGAGAAGGGTTCACAGCAACGACGAGAGAAAAGGAACAACGATCGATGACTAcaatcaaacctctctataacagcgtCATTTGTCACgatatttttttgttgctatagcaaaatgctgttatagaaacatataatataacataacatgaaaattGACATATGTATACTTCCTAAGACAAACTGACTGAAACGGAAGGAGTAACTGATAAATCACCTTAGGAAGTATAATATATGTCAACTTTCTAAGAATGAGAGTAAAAGTAAGCAGATCAGCTCACCGTCTTTCTCCACTATGGAAATAAATCGCCTTGATCCACCACCGACACCAAAATAATACTTCTTTGCAGCTAGATATACAACTCCATGAGGACTACGTAAACActgcacaaaaagaaaaaataaatggaaGGAAAGCAATAGCTCAGACAAGATGTAACTCACTGATAAAACTAAAATTAGAAGTTCATCAACCAAAACAAACCTTTTTAACAAGTTTGTATAGACCAGGTAGAGTAGAAACTGAGTAAACTGTCTCTGCCATTAAAAGTATATCATAACCGGCAGCCTCATCAACTGTTTGGCTGTTTTTTGTGTCACTGTCATCAGCGGGCACATGAGGAAGAATCTGATGAGCTTCGTTCCAATCACTTGCAAAGAAGCGAACTTCGGGGCTATTATTGTCATCTGTGGCTGACAAGTTTTGTTGAATATTGGCATTGACATTTGGAATTGTTAGGCATTGCAGCACCTCGGCGTTGAAGTCCTGAAAGTGTACAGCACAAGCACCCTAGTACACCAAAAGCAAAAAGCTTAATCAAGAGAACCATGAGACAATTAATCGAAAATTAATTAAGGGATTTATGTACCTTAAGGCAGGCGAAGATACCAGGAAGACCATGACCACAACCAagctgaaaaagaaaatatgaaagagAGGCAACAAGATTAATAAGGGAAGATAATTACAAGAGTCAAAATTCGTTGGCAAATCTAAAACTATTAGGGTGTTGATCCCTCCACGATAATCGCAACTGAAAGCTAAAAGTGATAATAACAGTAACCATTACTAAGTCTTATATAAATGAGGGAATTGACATACGTTTTAATAGGAAATCAACATTTCCACTAGCAAGCACAATATTGAACTTAACAGTTTCTGTTCAATCAAATAGTAAACATACAcggaaaaataaaaacttaaactGAAAAGgcgaaaaaacaaacaaactacGGAAAACACTTTCTCAAGTGAAAAACCAGAAGTCTAGTGAAAAGGGACCGATCGGAGATGCAAAATTTCCTCTCCTAGAGATTGTGTCTCTGGGTATTCAATAGTAACTTATAGTGATCATAGTCAGCAAGCACTTGCACAAGTGTAGTATAAAAGAGAATCACCCATCTAATAGCTCTTTCTCTGGCAGAATCATGTGACTTATAtagggaaagaaaaaaactacTTTAGTATGCTTACAAACAATAGACCTTTTTACAAATCAGACATCATTTTAACTAAAACTGCAATGAGAAGGTAAATGTAAAAAAAACTAATGCCAAGAGCGGATTTAATAAGTTAGGATTAGCAGTGTGTAGGCATAGCAAACAAGATCAAAGATTCACCTCTACATTAGGAACCCACCTCTAAAACTCTTTTTCCAGCCAATGATAATTGCCCGCTTTGCATCTCAGAGTTCAGAGTCTTAACTAAATCTAATGAGCCTTCCCACAATTTCAGCCCACCTGCAAAATAAGAATAACACAAATGAAAATATCAGTCATCTAGGTGCACTTCACATCCTAATTAGTGATCAGTAAGCGCTACCATAGCTTTCCTCTAATGGACTTGCCAATAATTAGTGTCTAACTAGGAGATGACAAGCGTAAAATTTCTGTAATGAGTCTTTTTTTGAAACGAGGTTTTTTTTAGCTATAAGttaattcattatttaattAACTATGCCTCAATCTCATATCAAGTTGGGTCAACTATATGAACTTTCTATATCCATTTTACTATACTAATTAACCATGCCTTAATTTCATATCAAGTTGCAGATAAATTGTTTGAGAAAAGAAGTGATTTGGTGAGTTAGTAAATGGTCTCCTAAAATTACACATAAATAAACTTCACATAACTTATGTAAGGCACAAAGTGAAAATTCTCTTATTCAACTGAGAGCTATTTTATGAGTATTATTCTATATTCTCCTTGTGTTGATAGAATGACCACATTGTGATGATGCAATTTGTTCACAAGGCACTATAAAAAACAGCCAACATATGCTGAACAATGGCGCACCCCTGAGGTGTGTGCCTGGGAACACAGGTGCATTTTGGtctttttgttttgaatttaCTGGACCCGAATGTACTTGTGTTCTCAGGTCACGCCTTTGGGGTCAccttgcttttttatttttctctttcaattctttttattttccaatTTGAATTCCACAATCATTATTCTTTACATATATAGCTTGTGAGATTTCCACTCTTTTACAAAAAATCGTCTACGAATGCTACTCGATCAAGGTATTGTCATCTCATTACTAAAATTTTCGAATTAAATGAAGTTCACATAATTCAGGTTGAGGTATCAATAGTTGTAATAAGCATGAAGGAgataaaatggagaaaaaaaaaattcacatacCTTCATATTTGCCGGGGATTAAATCTGAATTAGACAACCCGAATACTTCCTTTGTACTAACCCTTCCCTAACAGAGAAGTAAACAATAGTTAAAGCAACTAAAACTAACTGAAGCCAAATCGTTTTTGAGCTCAGCAAATGATATATCTAAGCCTGGTAGCCCAGTAAGCCCATAATATTTGCACAAAAAGATCAACAAATTGAATTTAGATTGAAAAGGTCCATTATTTccaaccaagaaaaaaaatacttttaagaaTTCTCGTTGCTACCGTTATTCTATGTTGTCAAAGAACtgtttatttatcaaattagcTATGAAAAAAGATCCTTGCCAAATGAGCgcttatttatcaaattagcCCATTCTTTCAACTTAAAACTTGAATATGAAACTTGCAAAAGAGCTTTTAGGAGTTATTCAAGTTTTCactcacaaaacttcaacttccaaatatctttttttcaacttaaattcaagtaattttttttttttcaaatatcaaccaATTCATGTCCAAAGGCCTACTAAGTGTTTAATCGAAACAAgttatttgaagtaaaagttggCATCTTTGTAAAGGAAAAAATGACTGAACTTTTTTCACATTAAAAAAGAGTTAATAAAATCATAGAACTAATCTTACCTTAAGCAAAGTAAGTCCATCCAAATCTACAGGCTCCACATTGAACTCCACATCTGAAGAAAcctacacccaaaaaaaaaaaaaaaaaaaaaaaaaggagtcaGAATCTTAATTTTTAAGCCTCTCCAAAAAACagaaacatattcataacataacCAAATACTACCTTCGTCTCAACTTATGTGACACTTTAGTCCGTTCTAAAAAAGAATGGCATAATCctatatttagtaaaaattttaactttaaaatgcttattttattcttaatgagaTACTCTCTccttttcaatttgtttgtcttactttcctttttaatatgtttaaaaaagaatgtcactttctatatttagtaacttttaTACACCTAACATTCcacatgacatatttaagaaCCCAAGATTCAAATGACATTTTAGTACGTTACacacatactccctccgtttcaatttatgtgaacctatttgactggacacgaagtttaaggaaaaaaagaaagacttttgaactTGTGGCATAAAATGAgacacatatattttgtgtgctataaattactccctccgttcacttttacttgtccactttcgcatatcaagagaaaaataatttatttttcctagtttacccttagcattaattactcattctaAATCATTTTCCAACTCCATTAGCAAGTCATGgtccaattaatatgggtattatggttcttaagGGATGTGCAAAGTCCacagtggacaagtaaaagtgaacggagggagtaatgcATAAGGgtaaattgttttaaatatggaaagagACCATTTTTTTGGacgaattaaaaagaaaatatgttcacataaattgaaacaaaagtatttttattttcttaaactttgtgccgaatcaaactaagaaaaaacaaattgcaatggagggagtaatatattttttttgatgacacGGGACCTGGAGCCGCTATCTtttgggtgcgcacagggtaaattCAGCTCCTGTGTAAAAAAGAAGGGAGTAATATATAGACataatcacataaattaggactgagggaataattaataaaattatgtgttgtgtattttgtataaaAGAGAGTGTACCTGTGAAGGAAGTACTTCAACACAAGGAGGTGGTGGTGGAAGTGGTTTTTCTGGGCCATCAAGAAATCCTAAACCGAACCCGAACCCGGATTGGGTTTTTTCATCAAATAGACGAAATGGGTCGGGTCGAGTAGTTGATGACGTGTTCGCCTCCATAGCCAAAAAGCTTCAGTTTGAGCTTTCAGTTTTGACTGCAACTGATGGAAGTCACAGTGGCTATTTTTGTAAATGGACTAATCTTAAACGGGCCTTCTTATTGGGCTTTTAGTTTACGGATACTACCATTTTCAGGCCCAGAGTAAATATTTGTGTACTATTTATACTTGATGATAGTgattaagtatttttttttagttattatAGGGATAGAAAATGTACATATCACAAGTGTTATTGCTAATTAAAAAAATCGCGATTTGGTCGGTGAATATTTTTTAgcactattttttctttttttcaaaaatattattcctccctctcaatttatgtgacaccatTTAATTAAGAACGCAGTTTAGgaagaaaggaattttttttaaaatttatggtctaaaagtaaaaaagaaatgacCGTTAAATTGTGACATAGCCCGAAGGGAATATCTTTTTTGAGCGCCAATTATTGACTATAGTGTTTATGTATTAGTTGGTGcaaaatataaagtaaattgGGATAAAAGAAGTACAGTAAGTAACAAAATTATGTAGTTGAATAAGTTGTTGTGTTTTGTACAAACGAGAGTGTTACCTGTGAGGGATGTACTTCAACACAAGGAGGTGGTGGTGGAAGTGGTTTTTCTGGGCCATCAAGAAATCCTGACCCAAACCCGAACCCGGATTGAgattttttatcaaattgacGAAATGGGTCGGGTCGAGTACCTGATGACTGATGGGAAGTACaagcatttttttgcgcggattgcccttcttttggggtggtctttaaattttgcccccatattctttggtctttaatttttgccttcgcGTTGCAACCCTAAGCTTCGCGTAGCAATCATGAGGTTCTAGGTTCGAttccccgctcaagcataaattaaaaaaaaaaatcgcaaggcaaggtttgggtcgcgtgtatgccggacccgacatacacttgttaaggaataaccaaagttatgccggacccggcatactcatgccttatgggcagacttggcataagtactTTGGTTATTCCTTATCAGCAGTATGCCGGTCCTAAGATACTTatcggcagacttttagttaagccttaactaaaagtcttttcctagttatgccttatggggcaaacttttagttaagacataactaaaagtatgccccataagacataacttttccttaagacatagactttaccttataaggcaaacttttagttaccATTTAAAAGTTCTCACTTTATGAAAGataacttttagttatgccttataatTGCGTACTTTAGTTAAGGCATGATAAAGcgtaactaaaagtatgccccaagCGTTTTAACTTTTCCTTAGCGCATAAACTTTGTCTTATAAAGGCGaactaaaaatatgaaaaagaaatttaaagaccaccccaaaagaagggcaattcgcaagTACAGGTGTGGCTATTTTTGTAAATGGGCCAAGACATAAGAGCagaagtgcaaatgaccccaaATAGGGTCATCGATACATATActctattttgtgctggtctatAATTTTACCCCTGGCGcgtaacaaaataattttttgtttgaagcctttctgtatttttttctttttctttgatttgtttcattttttatctTGCTATACATTTGAGGGATAATATAATTTTAGATTGAGGTATATGTTTTGTGTATTTGTGGTCATGATTTGGCTTTAAAacactttgattttttttcaagataaaaggaaaatgaaacaTTGTATACTCGACAATCAAGTTACTTGGCATGTGCACTACTCATTTGTTGAAGGTCGGGAATACTTCATGTTTCATTAATTAAGGTATTTATGAAATTGCTATTGACATATTGTAATATCGGTTCTTTGAGTTTTGCTAATAGACATTGATTTTCTTGTCACGTAGGCTGTTTGAATAAGCTGATACAGTAAGGGATCGCAAAATGTTTTTGCGTACCAGGAAATGGCTTTAGTTCCTTTTTGTTTCTGCCTTAGAGACAACTCATTCATATCTTTTTTTTACTAAAAGGAACTTATATCTAAGAAAGACTGCATGATTTTAATTTGAGATGCAATGATGATTAGAATATgatctaaattaaaaaaaagaaaaagaaaagtagtGTAGTATATGAAAGAGGTTCTCTAGAGGAGATTAAAACTTAAGGTAAaaccttttctttcaaattgcTTTTTCAGAAGTTTAATGGAACTGAAATTTGATTGTTTTCTTTATGATTATACCAATATTTGTAATGATAAAAGGAGTAAAGATGCATTTGGTGATACTTTCTCTCCATGCAGCGTACATATTGTTTTATGAATTGTTTTTTTCTAATCATTTTAATTTTGTGCTATCAATGTGCAGGTGCATTCAAAGAACATAAATTATTGTTCAGCTCTCATACTTTTAAATAAAATCttagcaaataatcacattaaTGTAGCTTTATCATCTAGTGTATGCAAAGCTGCAAAGCTTTGCGTTGCTGTGAATTCTGAGTAAAGTTTTCGGTTAAGCTATGCTATATTGGATGTAGTTACCACAAATAATATGTTTTATAGGTAAAACAAAATttacaaacattttttttttttgggtgattTTAGACACTGAAGAAGATAGATCGATTGATGAGAGTAAAGATTTTAGACATTTGGTGATGTTAGACACATTAGATAACCGTGTTTGGTTATGTTAGTAATAAATAGCAGAAACGTCAAACTAAAACAAGAAGATGCATGTCAGGTCATTAATATGCATAGTGGTAAGTTAAACATATTTTTaactttagaaaataaattttggatATGAGAAAGCGAACCATTAAAGAACATGTAGGTAGGCAAATAGTTttgttttaaatataaatagttATAATTTTACTTATTTGCTActttgatataaaaaaaaaaaaatgttatcatTAGTGTTTTTATATcatccgcgcatcgcgcggatACGGATATTAGTTTAGGCATAATATGTAAACAAGAGTACAGGATCTTAAATTTGACCTCAGCTGACAAATATGCTCTCCAACTTTAGGTGTGCACATGTAGACACCTCAATTTATCTTTACTTTGtcagttgaacactccaacttacaaaatgattatCTAGACATCTCTAAAATTTATGTGTTATATCAGCATTATATTTGAGTTTAcgtgttcaacttcatacaagttgaggtgtctacttgTGCCCACTCAAAATTGGAGGGCATGTTTGCAAGCTAAGACCAACTTTGAGggcctgtttatgtattatgccttcaATTTATATGACTTAGTTTGATTCGGTAcgaaattttaataaataatgaaattttttgaaattttaaacaTGTTATAATATTTATGTAgctatataatttttaaaactttaatcATGAACACTTGTTATAGAAgtattttgtatgattataaaatTTCCTCGTGACGAATAAAATGTAAAGTTCAAAATTAGAAAATTCGAAATGTATATGTCATTCTTTCCATATGGACTAATAATAAAATAGCACTTCCTCCGTTTAAATTGATTTGTTTGGTTTTGGCTTGGtacaaagtttaaaaaagaagaaaagattttttaatcttgtggtcttaaactaaagatacaTAGAATGTATCCAAATGACCTTTAATTTTGTGATATTAAACATAtcatgtggaaagttgaaattaaggAGTTGCCAAAAAGGAAAGACGCAGTCTTTTTTCAACGGATTGAAAAGGGATGTAAGACAAACAAATCCAAATGGATGTAGTAGTATGTACTCCGTCTATTTCAATTTCTATGATTAGTTTGATTTGATACGAAATTTAACAGTAGATAGATGAGAGTTTCGAAATTTTAAATACGTCACAACATTTGCGTGATtataagacttttaaaatttgtaatcTTAAACGTGTCATAATGATT is a window of Lycium ferocissimum isolate CSIRO_LF1 chromosome 12, AGI_CSIRO_Lferr_CH_V1, whole genome shotgun sequence DNA encoding:
- the LOC132040380 gene encoding uncharacterized protein LOC132040380, whose protein sequence is MEANTSSTTRPDPFRLFDEKTQSGFGFGLGFLDGPEKPLPPPPPCVEVLPSQVSSDVEFNVEPVDLDGLTLLKGRVSTKEVFGLSNSDLIPGKYEGGLKLWEGSLDLVKTLNSEMQSGQLSLAGKRVLELGCGHGLPGIFACLKGACAVHFQDFNAEVLQCLTIPNVNANIQQNLSATDDNNSPEVRFFASDWNEAHQILPHVPADDSDTKNSQTVDEAAGYDILLMAETVYSVSTLPGLYKLVKKCLRSPHGVVYLAAKKYYFGVGGGSRRFISIVEKDGILAASLVAEVTDGSSNLREVWKLHFK